The following proteins are encoded in a genomic region of Iodidimonas sp. SYSU 1G8:
- a CDS encoding NAD(P)-binding protein, with translation MRIAIIGAGMAGLACGVQLQATGAAVSLFDKGRGPGGRMSTRRIAASLGEAGFDHGAPFFEASDPAFAAQVNDWIALGCAASWPAAGESAFIGAPSMNAPLKLMACDLDVRWATRIDTLSRRDDGWHIGGAGVYDSVVVAVPAEQAAILLATAEPAIATRAARTPSAPCWSVMAAFAEPLEVATDLIRHDGIVATAVRNSAKPGRSGPESWVIQASAEWSRLHIEDEAGSVATALLEAFRVIAAAALPAPVILEAHRWRYAQPLSADGDFLWNGADRIGACGDWLGGGDVQGAWLSGRALAARILAHEAVSA, from the coding sequence ATGCGGATCGCCATCATCGGCGCGGGCATGGCCGGGCTGGCCTGCGGCGTACAGCTGCAGGCGACAGGGGCCGCCGTTTCCCTGTTCGACAAGGGGCGAGGCCCCGGCGGCCGGATGTCGACCCGCCGTATCGCGGCCTCCCTCGGCGAAGCCGGCTTCGATCATGGCGCACCGTTCTTCGAGGCCAGCGATCCCGCCTTCGCCGCACAGGTGAATGACTGGATCGCGCTGGGTTGCGCCGCGTCCTGGCCGGCGGCGGGCGAGTCGGCCTTTATCGGCGCGCCGTCGATGAACGCGCCACTGAAACTCATGGCATGCGATCTGGACGTGCGCTGGGCAACCCGGATCGACACCCTGTCCCGCCGGGATGATGGTTGGCACATCGGCGGCGCGGGCGTCTACGATAGCGTGGTCGTGGCCGTGCCGGCGGAGCAGGCGGCCATTCTGCTGGCCACGGCGGAACCGGCCATCGCCACGCGCGCGGCGCGGACACCGTCGGCGCCATGCTGGAGCGTCATGGCGGCGTTCGCCGAGCCGCTCGAGGTCGCCACCGATCTGATCCGGCATGACGGTATCGTCGCCACAGCGGTGCGTAACAGTGCGAAGCCCGGACGCTCGGGTCCTGAAAGCTGGGTAATCCAAGCGTCCGCCGAGTGGTCACGTCTCCACATCGAAGATGAGGCCGGGTCGGTCGCCACCGCCTTGCTCGAGGCCTTTCGCGTCATCGCGGCAGCCGCTCTTCCTGCGCCTGTCATTCTGGAAGCGCACCGTTGGCGCTACGCGCAGCCGTTGAGCGCGGACGGTGATTTCCTGTGGAACGGCGCCGACCGCATTGGCGCCTGCGGAGACTGGCTGGGCGGCGGCGACGTGCAGGGCGCATGGCTGTCCGGACGCGCGCTGGCGGCGCGGATTCTGGCGCATGAGGCCGTTAGCGCCTAA
- a CDS encoding copper oxidase, with protein MVTRRTLLSALGLGSLATMTAGLAGRQAIAAEDQQPTAGRGAPYTPVRTLNGWTLPYRMVGGVKEFHLVAEEVDHEFGPGSRAKCWGYNGSTPGPTIEAVEGDRVRILVTNRLNEHTSVHWHGLYLPSGMDGVGGLSQPHIKPGETFAYEFTLKQHGTHMYHPHADEMVQLALGMMGLFIIHPRGGERERIDRDYAFLLHNWALHPGTWRPDPSIMQEFDLWTFNSKAFPAIDPIVARTGERVRIRVGNLSMWNHPVHMHGVQFQVTGGDGGRWPRAAWRSEVTEIVGVGQMRDLEFVAIPGDWALHCHMSHHTMGPMGHDIPNALGVDQSGVEADIRKVLPGYMAMGKDGMAEHGAHVAMGMKGPVNTMAMMSGDGPHGPLEMGGMFTVIKVRDDLAPGDYGDPGWYRAPAGTTAHRVSDDPDFGAPVRRGDDMQG; from the coding sequence ATGGTTACGCGCCGCACGCTTCTCTCCGCCCTTGGCCTCGGCTCCCTCGCCACCATGACGGCGGGGCTTGCCGGACGGCAGGCCATCGCCGCCGAGGACCAACAGCCCACCGCCGGTCGCGGCGCGCCCTACACGCCGGTCCGCACTCTCAATGGCTGGACCCTGCCCTATCGCATGGTAGGGGGCGTCAAGGAATTCCATCTCGTCGCCGAGGAGGTCGATCATGAGTTCGGCCCCGGAAGCCGCGCGAAATGCTGGGGCTATAACGGCTCCACGCCCGGCCCGACCATCGAGGCCGTCGAAGGCGACCGGGTCCGCATCCTGGTCACCAACCGGCTGAACGAGCACACTTCCGTGCACTGGCACGGGCTCTATCTGCCCAGCGGCATGGACGGCGTCGGCGGCCTGTCGCAGCCCCATATCAAGCCCGGGGAAACCTTCGCCTACGAATTCACGCTGAAACAGCACGGCACTCACATGTACCATCCGCATGCCGACGAGATGGTGCAGCTGGCCCTGGGCATGATGGGCCTGTTCATCATCCACCCCAGAGGCGGCGAGCGCGAGCGGATCGACCGGGACTATGCCTTCCTGCTGCACAACTGGGCACTGCACCCCGGCACGTGGCGGCCCGATCCGTCGATCATGCAGGAATTCGACCTGTGGACCTTCAACAGCAAGGCGTTTCCCGCCATCGATCCGATCGTGGCGCGGACCGGCGAGCGCGTGCGCATCCGGGTCGGCAACCTCTCCATGTGGAACCATCCCGTCCACATGCACGGGGTCCAATTCCAGGTCACCGGTGGCGATGGCGGGCGATGGCCGCGTGCTGCTTGGCGCTCGGAAGTCACGGAGATCGTCGGCGTCGGCCAGATGCGGGATCTGGAATTCGTCGCCATTCCCGGCGACTGGGCGCTGCACTGCCACATGTCGCACCACACCATGGGCCCGATGGGACACGACATCCCCAACGCGCTGGGCGTCGACCAGTCGGGCGTGGAGGCGGACATCCGCAAGGTGCTGCCCGGCTACATGGCCATGGGAAAGGACGGCATGGCCGAGCACGGCGCACATGTCGCCATGGGCATGAAGGGCCCCGTCAACACCATGGCCATGATGAGCGGCGACGGGCCGCACGGCCCGCTGGAGATGGGCGGCATGTTCACGGTGATCAAGGTGCGCGACGACCTGGCGCCCGGCGACTATGGCGATCCCGGCTGGTACCGCGCGCCCGCCGGCACGACCGCCCACAGGGTCAGCGACGACCCGGATTTCGGCGCCCCCGTCCGGCGCGGCGACGATATGCAGGGATGA
- a CDS encoding aromatic ring-hydroxylating dioxygenase subunit alpha: protein MDDPKSIENLKARMAWEQGRDGPPKGFPALPPLPPGRYTSQEFFELEKQHLWSKVWLYAAHESQLPDVGSYLLLDIPDAPIFLIRDKDRKIRAFYNVCSHRGAPLVREKCGKQSLLRCIYHQWTYDTKGRLIAVMDERDFPEPFDKSTLGLQEVRCEMWGPWVFVNEDQQAQPLLDWLGMIADEFQQFEIDQLRPAEIKSYELECNWKLTMDAFLEVYHIKGIHPQTVGEALDHRGAVMGLLPGGHTRMTCPTNAPPEDQRKLRGYGDGKVVTMPSVPAGEIARNYHVSHNIFPNIITPVGETARQFLMFWPISKTRTRVDVVHFGRDWGDAPRPAGWDPLLAFWDIVMAEDLQFLEWQQKAVLSPGFKGYRLSYMERRIYYAHESIDRVIGIENIPEHLRVVPLMEPYEEKPWHHSAEPLDMQADAAE from the coding sequence ATGGATGATCCGAAGTCGATTGAGAACCTGAAGGCGCGCATGGCGTGGGAACAGGGCAGGGACGGACCGCCGAAAGGCTTCCCGGCACTGCCGCCGCTGCCGCCGGGTCGCTATACCAGCCAGGAATTCTTCGAACTCGAGAAACAGCATCTCTGGTCCAAGGTCTGGCTCTATGCGGCGCATGAAAGCCAGTTGCCGGACGTGGGCTCGTATCTGTTGCTCGATATTCCCGACGCGCCGATCTTCCTGATCCGCGACAAGGATCGCAAGATCCGCGCCTTCTACAATGTCTGCTCCCATCGCGGCGCGCCCTTGGTGCGCGAGAAGTGCGGCAAGCAGTCGCTGCTCCGCTGCATCTATCACCAGTGGACCTACGACACGAAGGGACGCCTGATCGCGGTCATGGACGAGCGCGACTTCCCCGAGCCCTTCGACAAGTCCACGCTCGGCCTGCAGGAAGTGCGCTGCGAAATGTGGGGGCCGTGGGTCTTCGTCAACGAAGACCAGCAGGCGCAGCCGCTGCTCGACTGGCTGGGCATGATCGCCGACGAGTTCCAGCAGTTCGAAATCGATCAGCTGCGTCCGGCCGAGATCAAATCCTATGAGCTCGAGTGCAACTGGAAGCTCACCATGGACGCGTTCCTCGAGGTCTATCACATCAAGGGAATCCATCCGCAGACGGTGGGCGAGGCGCTCGACCATCGCGGCGCGGTCATGGGGCTACTGCCCGGCGGCCACACGCGCATGACCTGTCCCACCAATGCCCCGCCCGAGGACCAGCGCAAGCTGCGCGGCTATGGCGACGGCAAGGTGGTGACCATGCCGTCGGTGCCAGCCGGCGAGATCGCCCGTAACTATCACGTCTCGCACAACATCTTCCCCAACATCATCACGCCCGTCGGTGAAACCGCGCGCCAATTCCTGATGTTCTGGCCGATCTCGAAGACCCGCACCCGTGTCGACGTGGTGCATTTCGGACGCGACTGGGGCGATGCACCGCGCCCGGCGGGCTGGGACCCGCTTCTGGCGTTCTGGGATATCGTCATGGCCGAGGATCTGCAGTTCCTCGAATGGCAGCAGAAGGCGGTGCTGTCACCCGGCTTCAAGGGCTATCGGCTGAGCTACATGGAGCGGCGCATCTATTACGCGCATGAATCCATCGACCGGGTGATCGGGATCGAGAACATCCCCGAGCATCTGCGCGTGGTGCCGTTGATGGAGCCGTACGAGGAAAAGCCCTGGCACCATTCGGCCGAGCCGCTCGACATGCAGGCAGACGCGGCCGAATAG
- a CDS encoding D-2-hydroxyacid dehydrogenase family protein, with protein sequence MLKVAILDDYARVALTCADWSALDGIAEITVFDRHLSEDEAAVLLQPFHVLCTVRERMALPRSLFERLPNLRLVTIIGMSLANLDMQAATDQGVVVVHSDFSSPAFASAQNATPELTWGLMIAVVRRIAHEDQRMRAGGWQSTAGIILAGRTLALLGLGRVGKRMAAYGRAFDMRVIAWSQNMTAEAADDAGAELVSKEELFRQADVLSVHVQLSERTRGLVGAADLARMKPEAYLINTSRGPIVDEAALIEVLRNRRIAGAGLDVFDQEPPPAEHPLRSLDNVTLTPHLGYVTTETLHAFYADMPEAIAAFARGAPIRVVNRDVLARTGD encoded by the coding sequence ATGTTGAAGGTCGCGATCCTCGATGATTACGCGCGCGTCGCGCTCACTTGCGCCGATTGGTCCGCGCTGGACGGTATCGCCGAGATCACCGTTTTCGACCGACACCTTTCCGAGGACGAAGCCGCCGTGCTGTTGCAGCCGTTCCATGTGCTGTGCACGGTCCGCGAGCGCATGGCCCTGCCGCGCAGCCTGTTCGAGCGGCTGCCCAACCTTCGGCTCGTCACCATCATCGGCATGAGCCTTGCCAATCTGGACATGCAGGCGGCGACCGATCAGGGCGTCGTCGTGGTGCATTCGGACTTTTCCAGCCCGGCATTCGCCAGCGCGCAGAACGCGACGCCCGAGCTGACCTGGGGGCTGATGATCGCCGTGGTACGGCGCATCGCCCATGAGGATCAGCGCATGCGCGCCGGCGGATGGCAGTCAACCGCCGGCATCATCCTGGCGGGACGCACGCTGGCGCTGCTGGGTCTGGGCCGGGTGGGCAAGCGCATGGCGGCCTATGGGCGCGCCTTCGACATGCGCGTCATTGCCTGGAGCCAGAACATGACGGCCGAGGCGGCGGACGACGCCGGCGCAGAACTTGTCTCGAAGGAAGAGCTGTTTCGCCAGGCGGATGTCCTGTCGGTCCATGTCCAGCTCAGCGAACGCACGCGCGGCCTGGTCGGGGCGGCTGACCTGGCGCGCATGAAGCCGGAGGCCTATCTGATCAACACCTCGCGCGGGCCCATCGTGGACGAGGCCGCGCTGATCGAGGTGCTGCGAAACAGGCGTATCGCCGGTGCCGGGCTCGACGTGTTCGACCAGGAGCCGCCGCCCGCCGAACATCCGCTGCGCTCGCTCGACAACGTGACGCTCACGCCGCATCTGGGCTACGTCACGACCGAGACGCTGCACGCCTTCTATGCCGACATGCCCGAGGCGATCGCCGCCTTTGCCCGCGGCGCGCCGATACGGGTGGTGAATCGGGACGTGCTGGCTCGAACGGGCGATTAA
- a CDS encoding class I SAM-dependent methyltransferase: MPYNLDIPGWMPEPELKILERLARTIPAGGAMVEVGPFCGRSSWCWSKTVEPTVSVTCIDIWDPVEHPYSPPTRTGDGDTSGDDFGKTTRHQGSWGTRENFDFYTQDCHNITAIRGHSPADFLDWPEESLDLVFLDGVHHNPMFHADVTHWYPRLKPGGILCGDDCARTHPDVLWTVDDFAKEHEIPFTVERRIWMLRRP, translated from the coding sequence ATGCCTTACAATCTGGATATTCCCGGGTGGATGCCCGAACCCGAGTTGAAAATACTCGAGCGGCTGGCCCGCACCATTCCCGCGGGCGGCGCCATGGTCGAGGTCGGGCCGTTCTGCGGCCGGTCGTCCTGGTGCTGGTCGAAGACCGTCGAACCCACGGTTTCCGTGACCTGCATCGACATCTGGGACCCGGTGGAGCATCCCTACTCGCCGCCCACCCGGACCGGTGACGGCGACACCTCCGGCGACGATTTTGGCAAGACCACGCGACACCAGGGAAGCTGGGGCACGCGCGAGAACTTCGACTTTTACACACAGGATTGCCACAATATCACCGCAATTCGAGGCCACAGCCCGGCCGATTTCCTCGACTGGCCGGAAGAAAGCCTCGACCTGGTGTTCCTCGATGGGGTGCATCACAACCCCATGTTCCATGCCGACGTGACGCACTGGTATCCACGCCTGAAACCCGGCGGCATCCTGTGCGGCGACGATTGCGCCCGGACTCATCCCGACGTGTTGTGGACGGTTGACGACTTCGCCAAGGAACACGAAATTCCGTTCACGGTCGAACGCCGGATCTGGATGCTGAGGCGGCCGTAG
- a CDS encoding ShlB/FhaC/HecB family hemolysin secretion/activation protein, producing MAAIFVMASQSAVAQQLPSAGSQFQQIPQPLSREKLIPELRIDRDELTPPADTGGAEIRVNALRVSGATRFSEAELIVATGFTAARDMSLSDLRVLAGAITAYYNERGYFVAQAYIPAQDIGSGTVTIAVIEGQYGAITLDNQSNLSDSTARSAMPSVKTGDIVAAAPLERGLLLLSDIPGVRVKSTLSPGSLVGTSDLTVGLTPGRLVTGSIEADNAGSRYTGNERIGGLVSLNNPLGWGDVASFRVLTSGDGLRFFRGSYQGRVGNVTVGVAYGNLHYELGKEFKPLDARGSADVFSLYASYPLIRSYDHNLHIVGSADAKSFRDKVGPLPLVSDKRVQVVMIGLNGDLQDGFLGGGATYYAVNVFLGHLDIRTPAVLAIDQLTARADGQYYKLAFNLARSQNVAGPLSLYASVRGQIASKNLDSSEKMELGGAYAVRAYPEGEGYGDEGFVATIEARVLLPRFWDGMPGQMQLALFADTGRVTIDHTPWFVGDNHRSLSTAGIGFTWAADDNFVLRASYAHRIGGEPALSAPDKSDRVWIHLAKFF from the coding sequence ATGGCGGCCATCTTTGTGATGGCGAGCCAGTCGGCGGTCGCCCAGCAGCTTCCCAGCGCGGGCAGCCAGTTCCAGCAGATTCCGCAACCTCTCTCCCGCGAAAAACTGATCCCCGAACTTCGGATCGATCGCGACGAACTGACGCCGCCGGCGGACACCGGAGGCGCGGAAATCAGGGTGAACGCCCTTCGCGTCAGCGGCGCGACACGCTTTTCCGAAGCGGAGCTGATCGTGGCCACCGGCTTCACCGCCGCGCGGGATATGAGCCTGTCCGACTTACGGGTCCTCGCCGGCGCGATCACGGCCTACTACAATGAGCGCGGCTACTTCGTGGCCCAGGCCTACATCCCCGCCCAGGATATTGGATCGGGCACCGTCACCATCGCCGTGATCGAAGGTCAGTACGGCGCTATTACCCTCGACAATCAGAGCAACCTCTCCGACAGCACCGCCCGCAGTGCGATGCCATCGGTGAAAACCGGCGACATCGTCGCCGCGGCTCCGCTCGAGCGCGGCTTGCTGCTGCTCTCCGACATTCCCGGCGTGCGGGTCAAATCGACCCTGTCGCCCGGTTCCCTCGTTGGAACGTCCGACCTGACCGTCGGGCTGACCCCGGGCCGCCTCGTCACCGGCAGCATCGAGGCCGACAATGCCGGCAGCCGCTACACCGGTAACGAACGCATCGGCGGCTTGGTCAGCCTGAACAACCCGCTGGGTTGGGGCGATGTCGCAAGTTTCCGCGTCCTGACCTCCGGCGATGGGCTGCGCTTCTTTCGAGGCTCGTATCAGGGCCGCGTCGGGAACGTGACGGTCGGTGTTGCCTATGGCAACCTTCACTACGAACTGGGTAAGGAATTCAAGCCGCTGGACGCCCGCGGCTCCGCCGATGTGTTCAGCCTCTATGCCAGCTATCCGCTGATCCGATCCTACGATCACAATCTCCACATCGTCGGCAGCGCCGACGCCAAATCGTTCCGTGACAAGGTCGGTCCTTTGCCGCTTGTCTCGGACAAGCGAGTCCAAGTCGTAATGATCGGCCTCAACGGCGATCTCCAGGACGGCTTTCTCGGCGGCGGCGCGACCTATTATGCGGTGAACGTGTTCCTGGGCCATCTGGACATCAGGACGCCCGCCGTGCTGGCCATCGACCAGCTGACCGCCCGGGCCGATGGCCAGTATTACAAGCTGGCCTTCAACCTCGCGCGTTCCCAGAACGTCGCCGGTCCGCTGTCGCTCTACGCGTCGGTGCGGGGCCAGATCGCCTCGAAGAATCTGGACAGTTCGGAAAAGATGGAATTGGGCGGCGCCTACGCCGTGCGAGCCTATCCTGAAGGCGAGGGCTACGGAGACGAAGGTTTCGTTGCCACCATCGAGGCACGCGTGCTCCTGCCCCGGTTCTGGGACGGCATGCCGGGGCAGATGCAGCTTGCCCTCTTCGCCGATACGGGCCGGGTTACCATCGATCATACGCCCTGGTTCGTCGGCGACAATCACCGAAGCCTGAGCACGGCCGGTATCGGCTTCACCTGGGCAGCCGACGACAATTTCGTCCTGCGGGCATCCTATGCCCACCGGATCGGTGGCGAACCAGCCCTGTCGGCCCCGGATAAGTCCGACCGCGTGTGGATTCACCTCGCCAAGTTCTTCTGA
- a CDS encoding DUF6065 family protein, which produces MELTAYLHPGWAPLIRPAPATRAWMDATPESFAYRCLPLNIANAHGWEVLSPCGFDAVWNGGTAPDAVTIRLEPGADPQRAPVALFGQGIITFHIEAIIRTPPGWSLWVGGSPNRAKDGIAPLTGIVETDWSPFTFTMNWRFTRSGQWVHFDALEPICFLFPVERGAIESFEPAFAPLDADPETAARFHAWSAARDAFHAKIQRDPPQAPADRWQKHYYRGVDVNGNSLVDDHRTKLRLKPFDRSAAPQVPAAPAEDAPRPDSAVSAAPAEEIAALKLALAKREWLLETLERQRALAPTAAVLDRRENLSAEEFLEHYYAVGRPVILVGEMADWPALTRWTPEYLKEKIGAATVEYQGGRTGNAGFEREKDLHRRQGPFDAFIAGIEKGGNDSYLTAYNSASNRQALAPLAEDMGTLGKFLTEDPSAGMMWIGPAGTVTPLHHDLTNNFIAQVVGRKKLKVLPASEVGRLYNDRHVFSDIADLEDPGLDAERYPRLPGSRVYDVVLEPGEILFVPLAWWHQVKSVDFSVTVTYTNFRWANDGYTTYPGG; this is translated from the coding sequence ATGGAGCTTACCGCCTATCTGCATCCGGGCTGGGCGCCGCTGATCCGTCCGGCGCCCGCGACGCGGGCCTGGATGGACGCGACGCCTGAGTCCTTCGCCTATCGCTGCCTGCCGCTGAACATCGCCAACGCCCATGGCTGGGAAGTGCTGAGCCCGTGCGGGTTCGACGCGGTCTGGAATGGCGGGACGGCGCCGGACGCGGTGACGATCCGGCTGGAGCCGGGCGCCGATCCGCAGCGGGCGCCGGTCGCCCTGTTCGGGCAAGGCATCATCACCTTCCATATCGAGGCGATCATCCGCACCCCGCCGGGCTGGAGCCTGTGGGTGGGCGGGTCGCCGAACCGGGCCAAGGACGGGATCGCGCCGCTCACGGGCATCGTCGAGACCGACTGGTCGCCCTTCACCTTCACCATGAACTGGCGCTTCACCCGGTCCGGCCAGTGGGTGCATTTCGACGCCCTGGAGCCGATCTGCTTCCTGTTTCCTGTCGAGCGCGGCGCGATCGAGAGCTTCGAGCCGGCCTTCGCGCCGCTGGACGCCGATCCGGAGACGGCGGCGCGGTTCCATGCCTGGAGCGCCGCGCGCGATGCGTTCCATGCCAAGATCCAGCGCGACCCGCCGCAGGCGCCGGCCGACCGCTGGCAGAAGCACTACTATCGCGGCGTCGACGTGAACGGTAACTCGCTGGTGGACGACCACCGCACCAAGCTCCGGCTGAAGCCGTTCGACCGGTCCGCCGCGCCGCAGGTCCCGGCGGCGCCCGCCGAAGACGCGCCGCGCCCCGATAGCGCCGTTTCGGCGGCACCGGCGGAAGAGATCGCCGCCCTGAAGCTGGCGCTGGCCAAGCGGGAATGGCTGTTGGAGACACTGGAGCGCCAGCGTGCTCTGGCACCGACCGCGGCGGTTCTGGATCGGCGCGAGAATCTGAGCGCCGAGGAATTTCTGGAGCACTATTACGCCGTGGGCCGCCCGGTCATTCTGGTCGGCGAGATGGCGGACTGGCCGGCGCTGACCCGGTGGACGCCCGAGTATCTGAAGGAAAAGATCGGCGCGGCGACCGTGGAATATCAGGGCGGCCGGACCGGGAACGCCGGTTTCGAGCGGGAGAAGGACCTGCACCGGCGCCAGGGTCCGTTCGATGCCTTCATCGCCGGGATCGAAAAGGGCGGCAACGACTCCTACCTCACGGCCTACAACTCGGCGAGCAACCGGCAGGCGCTGGCGCCGCTGGCCGAGGACATGGGCACGCTGGGCAAGTTCCTCACCGAGGATCCGTCAGCCGGGATGATGTGGATCGGGCCGGCCGGAACGGTGACGCCGCTGCATCATGACCTGACCAACAACTTCATCGCCCAGGTGGTCGGCCGGAAAAAGCTGAAGGTGCTGCCCGCCTCCGAGGTCGGGAGGCTCTACAACGACCGGCACGTTTTCAGCGACATCGCCGACCTGGAAGACCCGGGGCTGGATGCCGAGCGCTACCCGCGACTGCCGGGATCGCGCGTCTATGACGTGGTGCTGGAGCCGGGTGAGATCCTGTTCGTGCCGCTGGCCTGGTGGCATCAGGTCAAGTCGGTGGATTTCAGCGTGACCGTCACCTACACCAATTTCCGGTGGGCGAACGACGGGTACACGACCTATCCCGGCGGCTGA
- a CDS encoding metal-dependent hydrolase gives MDNLAHTLAGAALGQAGLKKKTGLGMATLMIAANLPDLDVLGLLVGENLAWRRGWTHGPIALLILPVLLALAMLAFDRWQARRGRRPEARLPVRFGWLLALAYIGILSHPLLDFLNTYGVRCLMPFSEQWFYGDALFIIDIWMWSAFALGIWLSRRRERRNLPHQSRPAVAALGIVTVYCIAMGTASVAAERFAARDIAERGLGTPTVVVASPVPVNPFRRDIIFGTGTAYGFGALRWSPQPSLELEPGLVPMNMDDPAIPRAAAQSKKVADFLYWSRLPFAEVERLPGETRVTIGDARYNKRPGDGRFTVRETLTD, from the coding sequence ATGGATAATCTGGCGCATACCCTGGCGGGCGCGGCTCTCGGTCAGGCCGGCCTCAAGAAAAAGACCGGACTGGGCATGGCCACCCTGATGATCGCCGCCAATCTGCCGGATCTCGACGTTCTGGGTTTGCTGGTCGGGGAGAATCTGGCCTGGCGGCGCGGCTGGACGCACGGTCCCATCGCTCTGCTGATCCTGCCGGTTCTTCTGGCGCTCGCCATGTTGGCGTTCGATCGCTGGCAGGCGCGGCGGGGACGCCGGCCCGAGGCGCGCCTGCCGGTCAGGTTCGGCTGGCTGCTGGCGCTGGCCTATATCGGCATCCTGTCGCATCCGTTGCTGGATTTTCTCAACACCTATGGCGTGCGCTGCCTGATGCCGTTCTCGGAACAATGGTTTTACGGTGATGCGCTGTTCATCATCGACATCTGGATGTGGAGCGCCTTTGCGCTCGGTATCTGGCTGTCGCGGCGCCGGGAACGCCGCAATCTGCCGCATCAATCACGTCCGGCGGTGGCCGCGCTGGGCATCGTCACCGTCTACTGCATCGCGATGGGAACGGCGAGCGTCGCCGCCGAACGGTTCGCCGCCCGCGATATCGCCGAGCGCGGGCTCGGCACGCCGACGGTCGTGGTCGCCAGCCCGGTGCCGGTCAATCCCTTCCGCCGCGACATCATTTTCGGAACCGGCACGGCATACGGCTTCGGCGCGCTGCGCTGGTCGCCGCAGCCGTCGTTGGAGCTGGAGCCGGGCCTGGTGCCGATGAACATGGACGATCCCGCCATCCCGCGCGCGGCGGCGCAGAGCAAGAAAGTCGCCGACTTCCTCTACTGGTCGCGCCTGCCTTTCGCCGAGGTGGAACGTCTTCCGGGCGAGACACGCGTGACCATTGGTGACGCGCGCTACAACAAACGGCCCGGGGACGGGCGCTTCACGGTGCGTGAGACGCTGACCGATTGA
- a CDS encoding TolC family protein, whose protein sequence is MPDVQALVSARGGPALPAHGDIPAVAGRTLSASEAVQVALARNPRLRLGYAQLGFAGADIYEAGRLSNPTLSLSVLDPSTAGAANQLTIGLAQNFTNMLMMPARSRIAEGEFESAKALVGAEILSLASEVEAAYYALVGARQIAEMRSAILQAARASADLAQRYYDAGNIDELALSLQRAEASQAELELIAARHEVAEARNALATLLGVTAADGEWQVPDRLPLPPPEDDALPALQTLAAAHRLDLAAARKDVELARSGADMTRRFRYLGELELGIERERETDGTRLTGPTLSLAIPLFHQNQAGVLRAEARHETAEVRLRAMEIEASNQIDLAHHRLAAARATVEEFRTRMVPLRENAVARMQERVNYMLSGIFDLIRLKQEEYRAYQGYLESVRDYWTARAALGRLVGTQLPSTALIGGEAVAPPVRAPGETPAADHSHHH, encoded by the coding sequence ATGCCCGACGTACAGGCGCTCGTCAGCGCGCGCGGGGGTCCCGCGCTGCCGGCCCATGGCGACATACCCGCCGTGGCGGGCCGGACACTCTCGGCCAGCGAGGCGGTGCAGGTGGCGCTGGCGCGCAACCCGCGCCTTCGGCTTGGATATGCCCAGCTGGGGTTCGCGGGCGCGGACATCTACGAGGCGGGCCGTCTGAGCAATCCCACATTGTCGCTGTCCGTCCTCGACCCGAGCACGGCGGGCGCCGCCAATCAGCTCACCATTGGCCTCGCACAGAACTTCACCAACATGCTGATGATGCCGGCCAGGAGCCGCATCGCGGAAGGCGAATTCGAGAGCGCCAAGGCGCTGGTCGGGGCGGAAATCCTGAGTCTCGCCAGCGAGGTGGAGGCGGCTTATTACGCCCTGGTCGGCGCCCGGCAGATCGCCGAGATGCGGAGCGCGATCCTGCAGGCGGCCCGCGCGTCCGCCGATCTGGCGCAGCGCTATTACGATGCCGGAAACATCGACGAACTCGCCCTAAGCCTGCAGCGCGCCGAGGCCTCGCAGGCCGAGCTCGAGCTGATCGCGGCCCGCCACGAGGTCGCCGAAGCACGAAACGCGCTCGCCACGCTGCTCGGCGTCACCGCCGCCGACGGCGAGTGGCAGGTGCCGGACCGGTTGCCCCTGCCGCCGCCGGAGGATGACGCCCTGCCCGCCCTCCAGACGCTGGCCGCCGCCCACCGGCTGGACCTCGCGGCGGCGCGCAAGGACGTGGAACTGGCGCGCTCCGGCGCCGACATGACCCGGCGTTTCCGCTATCTGGGCGAGCTTGAACTGGGCATCGAGCGGGAACGGGAGACCGATGGCACGCGCCTCACCGGCCCGACCCTGTCCTTAGCGATCCCGCTGTTCCATCAGAACCAGGCCGGCGTGCTGCGGGCCGAGGCACGGCATGAAACGGCGGAGGTGCGTCTGCGGGCCATGGAGATCGAGGCCAGCAACCAGATCGACCTGGCGCATCACCGGCTCGCCGCCGCCCGCGCGACGGTCGAGGAGTTCCGCACCCGCATGGTGCCGCTGCGCGAGAACGCGGTCGCCCGCATGCAGGAGCGCGTGAACTACATGCTGAGCGGGATCTTCGACCTGATCCGGCTGAAACAGGAGGAGTACAGGGCCTATCAGGGATATCTCGAATCCGTCCGGGACTACTGGACCGCGCGCGCGGCGCTCGGCCGCCTCGTCGGCACCCAGCTTCCGAGCACCGCCCTGATCGGCGGCGAGGCCGTTGCCCCGCCCGTTCGGGCCCCCGGCGAAACGCCGGCGGCCGATCACTCGCATCATCACTGA